TCTATACGCATACGCTGCGCCGGACACAGGGCTCGGGTTCACCTACCCACCCTTTGCCGGCGTGCTGATGCTGCCGATGTCGCGGGTGCCGTTCGCGGCCGCAGCGTGGATCAACGTGGTGGCGAGCCTGCTCGCCCTCGCGGTGGTGATGTGGGCGCTGCTCGGCCCGATCTCCCGGCGTTATGGCTGGTCGCGCTGGTTCGCGGTGGGCCTGGCGGTGCCGATCGCGGCCGCCATCGAGCCGGTCCGCGAAACGCTCGGCTACGGCCAGATCAACCTGCTGCTGTTCCTGCTGATCATGGCCGACATGGTCGCGCTGCGCTGGCGCGCAAGGGCCAGCGCGGGCTTCGCACCGACCGGCGGCGCCCTGGTCCGCTTCATCCGCAGCGGCTCCTGGGCCGGCGTGGGCATCGGCCTGGCCGCGTCGATCAAGCTGACGCCCGCACTGTTCGTGGTCTACCTCCTGGTCACCAAGCAGTGGCGGGCCGCGACCACGGCGGTGGCGACGGCGATCGCCGTCTCGGCGGGCACGTTCCTGGTGGCCGGCCGCGACTCGTCGGCCTACTTCCTCCGGGTGATCTGGGAAACCGAACGCGTCGGCGCCGCCGACATGACGCCCAACCAGTCCCTGGCCGGCGTCCTGGCGCGCCTCTACGACACGCCCGAGGCACCAACGCTGCTCTGGCTCTCGTTCGCGCTGCTGGTCTTCGCCCTGGGCCTGTCGCGGGCCGCCCGCGCCCACGCCGACGGCGACGAACTGACCGCGTTCACCCTGGTCGGCCTGACCGCCAACGTGATCAGCCCGATCTCCTGGAGCCACCACCTGGTCTTCGTGATCCCGGCGATCCTGGTCCTGGCCGACGCCGCGATGCGCCGCCGAGACGCGAGCCGAGGCCTGGAAAGCAGCCGCCGGCTGACCCGCCGCGGCCTGACCCCGAGCGCCGGCATGGGCGGCCTGGCACCGCTACGCACCCCGATCTGGTTCCCAGCACTGACCGGGTTGCGCCACGCGAGCGCCGCGATCTTCGTCTACCTGTTGTTCCTGATCAGCCCGATCTGGCCCTACGAGCACCAACTCCCGGAGTACTCCCACTACGAGGACGGCCTCTGGGGCGCCCTGATGGAAAACTCCCTGGCGCTCGCCCTGATCATCCTGGTCGCCACCCTGCCGTGGCGCCCGGGCGCGGAACCGGCCTTCTACCCGGAACGAATCCGCTTCGACCGCAGGGCCATCCAACAGCGATAAACAGATCATCCCGGGCCCGTCGGGGGCGCGACCGTCGCTCCCGCCGGGCACCGCGAATTCGAACTTCAGGAACCAAGTCCGGGGCAGGTCCCGGGCCCGTCAGGGGCACGACCGTCGCTCCCGCCGGGCACCGCTCGCTTCGCTTCGCTGCCAGGTCCGCGATGGGTCACGCTCCCTTTAGGGACAGTTGACCCATTCCTCGGTGCCGTCACCGAAGACCTGCCGCTTCCAGATCGGTAAGCGGGCCTTGGCCTCGTCGACCAAGCGGCCGCAGGCGGCGAACGCGGCGCCGCGGTGGGCGGTGCTGACCGCTGCCACCAGTGCCACGTCGCCGATCTTCAGGGAGCCGACTCGGTGTGACACAGCGACGGCGTACACCTCGGGGTCCTTGGCGATTTCCGCGGCGACCTCGCGCAGCACGTCGATCGCTGACGGGTGGCCCTCGTAGTCGAGCGACAGCACCGACCGGCCGCCGTCGTGGTCGCGGACCACGCCCTGGAAGGACACCACCGCGCCCGCCCGGGGGTCGGCCACGGCCGCTTCGTGTGCGGCGAGGTCGAGTGGCTCCGAGGTCACGGTGACGATCACGGGCGTTCTCCTGGGAGTAGCGGCAACGGTACGAACGGTACCCGCGCGCCCACCTCGCCGGAGGTGCCCGGCGCGATCGCCGCGAAGCCGTGTGCCCTCGCCAGCC
This genomic interval from Asanoa ferruginea contains the following:
- a CDS encoding glycosyltransferase 87 family protein; its protein translation is MPATVGRRMDRLVQTSSPVRGIYRRNVVRVGIIAAAFVTAWYAIGAFGRPYNFFDMKIYHGAAVWWASGHDLYAYAAPDTGLGFTYPPFAGVLMLPMSRVPFAAAAWINVVASLLALAVVMWALLGPISRRYGWSRWFAVGLAVPIAAAIEPVRETLGYGQINLLLFLLIMADMVALRWRARASAGFAPTGGALVRFIRSGSWAGVGIGLAASIKLTPALFVVYLLVTKQWRAATTAVATAIAVSAGTFLVAGRDSSAYFLRVIWETERVGAADMTPNQSLAGVLARLYDTPEAPTLLWLSFALLVFALGLSRAARAHADGDELTAFTLVGLTANVISPISWSHHLVFVIPAILVLADAAMRRRDASRGLESSRRLTRRGLTPSAGMGGLAPLRTPIWFPALTGLRHASAAIFVYLLFLISPIWPYEHQLPEYSHYEDGLWGALMENSLALALIILVATLPWRPGAEPAFYPERIRFDRRAIQQR
- a CDS encoding molybdenum cofactor biosynthesis protein MoaE → MIVTVTSEPLDLAAHEAAVADPRAGAVVSFQGVVRDHDGGRSVLSLDYEGHPSAIDVLREVAAEIAKDPEVYAVAVSHRVGSLKIGDVALVAAVSTAHRGAAFAACGRLVDEAKARLPIWKRQVFGDGTEEWVNCP